A single region of the Triticum dicoccoides isolate Atlit2015 ecotype Zavitan chromosome 2B, WEW_v2.0, whole genome shotgun sequence genome encodes:
- the LOC119368536 gene encoding dehydration-responsive element-binding protein 2C-like — translation MKQTPASVNQQQNRKRCFPLRQSRKGCMKGKGGPENQRCPFRGVRQRTWGRWVAEIREPNRGARLWLGTFATALDAARAYDSAARALYGDCARLNLAAPPLLPMTATVPLPHAQAQQPPARSTDTNNTTALYYPSSISTASTTTPTYLDTFDIEWSYYNAAGALELGDFEAYVEGLPKAKDFGLEGFQEVMDE, via the coding sequence ATGAAGCAAACACCAGCGTCGGTGAACCAACAACAGAATAGGAAGCGATGCTTCCCACTCCGGCAATCGCGCAAGGGGTGCATGAAGGGCAAGGGAGGGCCAGAAAACCAGCGATGCCCCTTCCGCGGTGTCCGCCAGCGCACCTGGGGGAGGTGGGTGGCCGAGATCCGTGAGCCCAACCGCGGCGCCCGCCTCTGGCTCGGCACCTTCGCCACTGCGCTCGATGCCGCACGCGCATACGACTCTGCGGCAAGGGCGCTCTATGGTGACTGTGCACGCCTCAATCTGGCAGCACCTCCCCTTTTGCCCATGACCGCGACAGTTCCTCTCCCTCATGCGCAAGCGCAACAGCCTCCGGCTCGTAGCACCGATACTAACAACACCACCGCACTATACTACCCCTCCTCAATCTCAACGGCGTCAACGACAACCCCCACCTACTTGGACACATTTGACATTGAGTGGTCTTATTACAACGCAGCGGGGGCGTTAGAGTTGGGGGACTTCGAGGCATATGTGGAGGGGCTTCCCAAGGCGAAAGACTTCGGGTTGGAGGGGTTTCAGGAGGTGATGGACGAATAA